One Senegalia massiliensis DNA window includes the following coding sequences:
- a CDS encoding glycerol-3-phosphate responsive antiterminator, with protein MATKFFTNIHENPIIAALNESVKLEAVLKSPVKNIFLLSGNILNIGEIVEKCKEYNKGVFVHIDLIDGIAKDRWSLEYIAKNIKPDGIITTKSNLIKFAKKFDLFAIQRLFILDSLSLETGIKLIKSARPDAVEILPGIMPKVIKKIHEETRTPIIAGGLIRDKEDVIESLNAGTLGISTSDTDVWYM; from the coding sequence ATGGCCACTAAATTCTTTACTAATATACATGAAAATCCTATAATAGCAGCATTAAATGAATCAGTGAAACTTGAGGCTGTACTGAAATCTCCAGTAAAAAATATATTTTTATTATCAGGGAACATATTAAATATAGGGGAAATTGTAGAGAAATGCAAAGAATATAATAAAGGGGTTTTTGTTCATATTGACTTGATTGATGGAATTGCTAAAGATAGATGGAGTTTAGAATATATAGCTAAAAATATTAAGCCTGATGGAATAATTACAACTAAAAGTAATTTAATAAAATTTGCCAAAAAATTTGATTTATTTGCCATACAAAGACTTTTTATATTAGACTCTTTATCCCTTGAAACAGGAATAAAGCTTATAAAATCAGCAAGACCTGATGCAGTAGAAATCCTTCCAGGGATAATGCCTAAAGTTATAAAGAAGATTCATGAGGAGACAAGGACACCAATAATAGCTGGGGGATTAATAAGGGATAAGGAAGATGTAATTGAAAGTTTAAATGCAGGTACACTAGGGATATCTACAAGTGATACTGACGTATGGTATATGTGA
- the glpK gene encoding glycerol kinase GlpK: MEKKFIMALDQGTTSSRAILFDHNSEIVNVAQKEFTQIYPNAGWVEHDPMEIWGSQSGVAREVLETAGIRPQEIAAIGITNQRETTIVWDKNTGRPIYNAIVWQCRRTANICDDLKRRGLEEYIKENTGLVVDAYFSGTKIKWILDNVEGAREKAERGELLFGNVDTWLIWNLTRGKVHVTDYTNASRTMIYNIKDLKWDEKLLKELDIPASMLPEVKPSSEVYGHTDPQTYGGAEIPIAGIAGDQQAALFGQSCFDDGMAKNTYGTGCFMLMNTGENMVESNNGLITTIAWGIDGKVNYALEGSIFVGGAIIQWLRDELSMISDAADSEYFATKVKDSNGVYIVPAFVGLGAPHWDMYARGTMVGLTRGSNKNHIIRAALESIAYQSKDILEAMQQDSGIDLKELKVDGGAVANNFLMQFQSDILGVPVNRPEITETTAMGAAYLAGLAVGFWKSKEEISKRCSIDRIFKPEMEQQKVDKIYKGWKRAIGRSLRWEEDK; the protein is encoded by the coding sequence ATGGAAAAGAAATTTATAATGGCATTAGATCAAGGTACTACAAGTTCAAGAGCTATACTTTTTGATCATAATAGTGAAATTGTAAATGTAGCACAAAAGGAATTTACACAGATTTATCCTAATGCAGGATGGGTAGAACATGATCCTATGGAAATTTGGGGCAGTCAAAGTGGAGTTGCTAGAGAAGTACTAGAAACTGCTGGAATAAGACCTCAAGAGATTGCAGCAATAGGTATAACAAATCAAAGAGAAACTACTATCGTGTGGGATAAGAACACGGGAAGACCTATTTACAATGCAATAGTTTGGCAGTGTAGAAGAACTGCTAATATATGTGATGATTTAAAGAGAAGAGGATTAGAAGAATATATTAAAGAAAATACGGGATTAGTAGTAGATGCTTATTTCTCTGGAACAAAGATTAAATGGATTCTTGATAATGTTGAAGGTGCTAGAGAAAAAGCAGAACGTGGAGAATTACTATTTGGAAATGTAGACACATGGCTTATATGGAATTTGACAAGGGGCAAGGTACATGTAACTGATTACACAAATGCCTCAAGAACTATGATATATAATATCAAAGATCTTAAATGGGATGAAAAGCTTTTAAAGGAATTAGATATTCCTGCATCGATGTTACCCGAGGTTAAGCCTTCCAGTGAAGTATATGGACATACTGATCCTCAAACTTATGGAGGGGCAGAGATACCAATTGCTGGTATAGCAGGAGATCAACAAGCAGCTTTATTTGGACAATCTTGTTTCGATGATGGTATGGCTAAAAACACATATGGAACTGGATGTTTTATGCTTATGAATACTGGTGAAAACATGGTAGAGTCAAATAATGGATTAATTACTACAATAGCTTGGGGAATAGATGGAAAAGTAAATTACGCCCTAGAAGGAAGTATATTTGTTGGTGGAGCTATAATTCAATGGCTAAGAGATGAATTGAGTATGATAAGCGATGCCGCAGATAGTGAATATTTTGCAACTAAGGTTAAAGATTCCAATGGAGTATATATAGTACCAGCTTTTGTTGGATTAGGAGCACCCCATTGGGATATGTATGCTAGAGGTACAATGGTTGGACTTACTCGAGGATCTAATAAAAATCATATTATAAGGGCAGCATTAGAATCTATAGCATATCAGAGTAAAGATATCTTGGAAGCTATGCAACAGGATTCAGGTATAGATCTTAAGGAATTAAAAGTAGATGGTGGAGCGGTAGCCAACAATTTCTTGATGCAGTTCCAGTCTGACATTCTAGGTGTTCCAGTAAATAGACCAGAGATAACAGAAACAACTGCTATGGGAGCTGCATATTTAGCAGGATTAGCAGTAGGATTCTGGAAAAGTAAAGAGGAAATATCAAAGAGATGTTCAATAGATAGGATATTTAAGCCTGAAATGGAACAACAAAAAGTAGATAAAATATATAAGGGCTGGAAAAGAGCTATTGGAAGATCTTTAAGATGGGAAGAAGATAAGTAA
- a CDS encoding MIP/aquaporin family protein, whose translation MAMYTAEFFGTMILILLGDGVVANVSLKKSKAHDSGWIVVATAWGLAVAMAAYITGWVSGAHINPALTIAMATVGDISWALVPGYIISQILGAMVGGFLVYLSFRDHFAATDDANVKLGVFSTGPAIKNLKWNFITEVIGTAMLVVGILGINYGENGVGPLSALLAGFLVWSIGLSLGGPTGYAINPARDLGPRIAHAILPIPGKRDSDWSYAWVPVIGPIVGGVIGALLYNFFLNIWV comes from the coding sequence ATGGCTATGTACACAGCAGAATTTTTTGGTACTATGATACTTATATTATTAGGTGATGGGGTTGTAGCAAACGTTTCTCTTAAAAAATCTAAAGCTCATGATTCAGGGTGGATTGTTGTTGCTACTGCATGGGGTCTGGCAGTTGCTATGGCAGCATATATTACAGGATGGGTAAGTGGTGCACATATAAATCCTGCATTAACTATTGCAATGGCAACAGTTGGAGATATATCTTGGGCGTTAGTTCCTGGTTATATAATTTCTCAAATATTAGGAGCAATGGTAGGAGGATTTTTAGTATATCTATCATTTAGAGATCATTTTGCAGCTACTGATGATGCAAATGTAAAATTAGGAGTATTTAGTACAGGACCAGCAATTAAAAATTTAAAGTGGAATTTTATAACTGAAGTAATAGGTACTGCTATGTTAGTTGTAGGAATCTTAGGTATCAATTATGGCGAAAATGGAGTAGGACCATTAAGTGCATTATTAGCAGGTTTCTTAGTATGGAGTATTGGATTGAGTTTAGGAGGACCAACAGGTTATGCTATAAATCCAGCTAGAGATTTAGGACCAAGAATAGCTCATGCTATACTTCCAATTCCAGGGAAAAGGGATTCAGATTGGTCATACGCATGGGTACCAGTTATTGGTCCAATAGTAGGTGGTGTAATTGGAGCATTATTATATAATTTTTTTCTTAATATATGGGTTTAA